One genomic segment of Catalinimonas alkaloidigena includes these proteins:
- a CDS encoding TonB-dependent receptor — protein MPLGFSSEVDVKRLPLDALTVGKVLFFSLTVMLCLLLTTKVIGQKHKETVFVNEVFEGESLLKVIKHMQKKYHLKIAYERKLVQPYQVDLVLQQRPLEEAWESILSGTPLTCLLLGNGKVVIRRALPELVYAANSEKNTISAQAYTYAAVVRDIETGERIPYATVSIAGTSQGTVANQEGFFSLSHLSSLQDSLVVSHLGYAPSVLSLDRQRRGQKEVSLKSTYSILSEIEVVDQPAIGLVALSKRSGQHIVNPARTERMPQIGEKDVFRSLQLLPGISIANETSAKLSIRGSSSDQNLVLFDGFTLYHLDHLYGFFSSLNSDAIKDIRVYKGGFGVKYGGRASGVIDITGKSGNQYKPSLSLGLNPLSANLKAETPIGEKATAFLAFRRSYTDIWQTGLYNTLIRYADDDLPPLVSEFSNRGRDEHELFYYYDTNIKFSYRPGDKDKLSLSFYQGADDYDKSTDLRVDSPNIAYGESIQEQHQLGNTGLGISWSRIWNDRLFSNFSLGYSHYHTQYQLSMAAYEGEITASPAASMSLERENTLEEYAVKLDFEYTATPRHEVDFGFFMTSNEILYADQNQQQGRGSQILNQGTQSGIYVQHIYRPLGKLEVNTGIRTTYYSADQQLYVEPRLSANYELREGLFLKGAAGQYYQFINKANSNLGLAFDQDFWLLSGSDNLSVLSSQQYMTGFSYTKNNWLVDAEVYQKNISGLMRGGYESYVDVSGTRPYWNFNKVITDGTSEVKGLDVMLSKNWEHNSSSLSYSLSSAVQQFNEINEGAPFFADGDQRHEFKLSSQWEFSPWTFSLNWVYGSGQPYSAPSELAYENGRTRLIYHEKNNNRLPAYHRMDASVNYGFKIGKSKANIGLSVFNLYDQQNVGSRTFLFDRFGVFQRERSPSTIQLVTVDQLLMERTFSIFLNFNF, from the coding sequence ATGCCTCTTGGATTTAGCAGTGAAGTAGATGTAAAGCGACTTCCACTAGACGCTTTAACTGTGGGAAAAGTGCTGTTTTTTTCCTTAACGGTAATGCTGTGTCTACTTCTTACTACTAAAGTAATAGGGCAAAAGCATAAAGAAACAGTATTTGTAAATGAGGTTTTTGAGGGAGAAAGCTTATTGAAAGTCATTAAACATATGCAAAAAAAATACCATCTGAAAATTGCCTATGAGCGCAAACTGGTCCAGCCCTATCAGGTTGACCTTGTGCTTCAGCAGCGGCCTCTGGAGGAAGCCTGGGAAAGTATCCTCTCCGGTACGCCTCTGACCTGTCTGCTGCTGGGCAATGGAAAGGTGGTGATTCGCAGGGCACTGCCTGAGCTGGTATACGCCGCAAACTCAGAGAAAAATACTATATCAGCACAGGCGTATACCTATGCTGCTGTGGTTCGTGATATTGAAACGGGTGAACGCATACCTTATGCCACAGTTTCCATAGCCGGTACTTCACAGGGTACAGTAGCAAATCAGGAAGGCTTCTTCTCATTATCTCATTTGTCGTCTTTGCAGGACTCACTTGTCGTAAGCCATCTGGGCTATGCCCCTTCGGTACTAAGCCTGGATAGGCAGCGTAGGGGACAGAAAGAGGTAAGCTTAAAATCAACTTATTCAATATTGAGTGAGATAGAAGTAGTGGATCAGCCTGCCATCGGACTGGTAGCTTTAAGTAAAAGGAGCGGTCAGCATATTGTAAATCCCGCCAGAACAGAACGCATGCCGCAGATTGGTGAAAAGGATGTTTTTCGTAGCCTGCAGCTCTTACCTGGTATCAGCATCGCCAATGAGACTTCAGCAAAACTCAGCATAAGGGGGAGTTCTTCTGACCAGAACCTCGTACTTTTTGACGGCTTCACCCTTTATCATCTGGATCATTTGTATGGATTTTTTAGCTCTCTCAATAGTGATGCGATCAAAGATATCAGGGTATACAAAGGTGGGTTTGGCGTCAAATATGGCGGCAGAGCATCTGGCGTGATAGACATTACGGGTAAAAGTGGTAATCAGTACAAGCCCTCTCTGAGTCTGGGTTTAAACCCACTGAGTGCTAATCTCAAAGCCGAAACACCCATAGGGGAAAAAGCCACCGCATTTCTTGCTTTCCGGCGCTCCTACACTGATATATGGCAAACAGGCTTATACAATACTTTGATCAGGTATGCGGATGATGATTTGCCCCCTTTGGTTTCCGAGTTCTCCAATCGCGGACGTGATGAGCATGAGCTATTCTATTATTATGATACCAATATTAAGTTCAGCTACCGTCCGGGTGATAAAGATAAACTAAGCCTGAGCTTTTATCAAGGGGCAGATGATTATGATAAAAGTACCGACTTGCGGGTTGATTCTCCCAATATAGCCTATGGGGAGAGCATTCAGGAACAACATCAATTGGGTAATACGGGGCTGGGTATAAGCTGGAGCCGTATCTGGAATGATCGACTGTTTAGTAATTTCAGTCTGGGCTATTCGCATTATCATACGCAGTACCAGCTTTCTATGGCAGCCTACGAAGGTGAAATCACTGCCAGTCCGGCAGCCTCAATGTCATTAGAAAGGGAAAACACACTGGAAGAGTATGCCGTAAAGCTGGATTTTGAGTACACTGCTACCCCCCGTCATGAAGTAGATTTCGGTTTTTTTATGACCTCTAACGAAATCCTGTACGCCGACCAGAATCAACAGCAGGGAAGAGGCTCTCAGATTCTGAATCAGGGAACGCAGAGCGGAATCTATGTGCAGCATATATATAGACCGTTAGGGAAGCTGGAAGTGAATACTGGCATACGGACTACCTACTATTCAGCGGATCAGCAGCTTTATGTTGAGCCTCGCCTGTCGGCAAATTACGAACTCAGGGAAGGCCTGTTTCTCAAGGGGGCAGCCGGGCAATACTATCAGTTTATCAACAAAGCCAATTCCAATTTAGGGCTTGCTTTTGATCAGGATTTCTGGCTTCTGTCAGGCAGTGATAACCTGTCTGTACTTTCATCACAGCAGTACATGACGGGCTTTAGCTATACCAAAAACAATTGGTTAGTGGATGCTGAAGTATACCAAAAAAATATCAGTGGCCTGATGAGGGGAGGCTATGAAAGTTATGTGGATGTCAGCGGTACGCGTCCTTATTGGAATTTTAATAAGGTGATCACCGACGGCACAAGTGAGGTCAAAGGCCTGGATGTGATGCTGAGCAAAAACTGGGAGCATAACAGCAGTTCACTCAGCTACAGCCTGTCTTCGGCTGTGCAGCAGTTTAATGAAATTAATGAAGGAGCACCTTTTTTCGCAGATGGTGACCAGCGCCATGAGTTCAAGTTGAGTAGTCAGTGGGAGTTCAGTCCCTGGACCTTCTCGCTCAACTGGGTCTATGGTTCTGGTCAACCATACTCTGCTCCAAGTGAGCTCGCTTATGAAAACGGAAGAACAAGGCTGATATACCATGAGAAAAATAACAACCGCCTGCCTGCGTATCATCGCATGGACGCCTCAGTAAACTATGGATTTAAGATTGGGAAAAGTAAAGCCAATATAGGCTTATCGGTCTTTAACCTGTATGACCAGCAGAACGTAGGTAGCAGGACTTTTTTGTTTGATCGCTTCGGTGTCTTTCAAAGGGAGAGGAGTCCCAGCACAATACAACTTGTTACAGTAGATCAGTTGCTGATGGAACGTACGTTTAGCATATTTCTGAATTTCAATTTTTGA
- a CDS encoding RNA polymerase sigma factor, with product MTDEQIWEAFKSGDRMRFEEIFRAHIRVLYKYGSRFTYDPTLVEDCIQDLFLDLWQKRSTLGSTDSIKRYLLGALRRRIIRKLQQKPAFHHPLDDAHYDFALVLNIEEHIISEEKTTEKRAGLEGAMVQLSKRQREVIYLKYFQQLSYDEIAEVMHITYQAARNLVYQSLKVLKQYAQLLKLVLVGVFANFL from the coding sequence ATGACAGATGAACAAATATGGGAAGCCTTCAAAAGCGGTGATCGCATGCGCTTTGAAGAGATATTTCGTGCCCATATCCGTGTGCTGTACAAGTATGGTAGCCGTTTTACCTATGATCCTACCCTGGTAGAAGATTGCATACAGGATCTTTTTCTGGACCTTTGGCAGAAACGCAGCACACTGGGTTCAACTGACTCTATCAAACGATATTTGCTGGGAGCGCTGCGCCGCAGAATCATTCGCAAATTACAGCAAAAACCAGCCTTCCACCATCCGCTGGACGATGCACATTATGACTTTGCGCTGGTGCTGAACATTGAAGAACACATCATTTCCGAAGAGAAAACTACAGAAAAGCGGGCAGGGTTGGAAGGAGCAATGGTGCAGCTCAGCAAACGCCAGCGAGAAGTTATCTACCTGAAGTATTTCCAGCAGCTGTCATATGATGAAATTGCGGAGGTGATGCACATAACTTATCAGGCAGCTCGTAACCTGGTCTACCAGTCCCTCAAAGTATTGAAGCAGTATGCGCAGCTACTTAAGCTTGTATTGGTTGGTGTGTTTGCAAACTTTTTGTAA
- a CDS encoding FecR family protein, which produces MIQNENKYDHYQAEDFAQDERFIAWVRTGAAVEDGFWEAWCEAHPEKNEEIIHAKALVQLMQAPEREPSEIQIESLWKQISEGMGSQAEAIKPSTGLWQLHRWKFAAAAMITVLLISFFLLRSSSETIRAAQGQQLSYTLPDKSVVTLNAGSEITFDPTGWEDQRKLHLVGEAFFEVEKGSSFRVSSPNGTVEVLGTSFNVYARGQKLEVACLTGKVKVSDTEGNVAQLLSPGKGVLLTQHEVQPFDIDVEEGVGWRRGEFIFEDVPLVEVLEELKRQYKLKVILQADVLGRKYSGQFTNHDLDGALQMICLPMELTYELDSANNKVIIRQE; this is translated from the coding sequence ATGATTCAGAATGAAAATAAATATGACCACTATCAAGCTGAAGACTTTGCCCAGGATGAGCGATTCATCGCGTGGGTAAGGACAGGAGCTGCGGTTGAAGATGGCTTTTGGGAGGCATGGTGTGAAGCACATCCTGAAAAAAATGAAGAGATCATTCATGCTAAAGCCCTGGTACAACTGATGCAGGCTCCGGAAAGAGAGCCTTCCGAAATACAGATTGAAAGCCTGTGGAAGCAGATATCAGAAGGCATGGGAAGTCAGGCTGAAGCAATCAAACCTTCAACTGGCCTCTGGCAATTGCACAGGTGGAAATTTGCCGCCGCCGCCATGATTACTGTGCTGCTGATCTCCTTCTTTTTATTGAGAAGTAGCAGCGAAACCATCCGGGCAGCACAGGGTCAGCAGTTGAGTTACACCCTACCGGATAAGTCAGTGGTAACTTTGAATGCGGGTTCTGAAATTACTTTTGACCCTACAGGCTGGGAAGATCAGCGGAAGCTACACTTAGTGGGGGAAGCCTTCTTTGAAGTGGAAAAAGGTAGCAGTTTTCGGGTCAGCAGCCCAAATGGAACAGTGGAAGTCTTGGGTACAAGTTTTAATGTATATGCCCGCGGGCAAAAGCTGGAAGTAGCCTGCCTCACGGGAAAAGTAAAGGTAAGTGATACTGAGGGGAATGTCGCGCAACTACTGAGTCCGGGAAAAGGAGTATTGCTTACCCAACATGAAGTGCAACCCTTTGACATTGATGTGGAAGAAGGTGTAGGCTGGAGAAGAGGCGAGTTCATCTTTGAAGATGTCCCTCTGGTAGAAGTGCTGGAAGAATTGAAACGGCAGTACAAGCTGAAAGTCATCCTTCAAGCAGATGTACTGGGAAGAAAATACTCCGGGCAGTTTACCAATCATGATTTGGATGGAGCATTGCAGATGATCTGCCTGCCCATGGAATTAACATATGAATTAGATAGTGCTAACAATAAAGTGATTATTCGGCAGGAATAA
- a CDS encoding DUF6515 family protein translates to MKEPKKYIRTIFLMIVISALVLVAERAEAQRRVQGQRYTIVKSAPKSSLKVSYNNVEYRVHNHVYYKPVKGKHIVVSAPLGIRVKRLPAAASPIVVRNHVYYEYQGSYYLAQDEEYVVVQAPVGALVEHLPEEYEHLEINGEHYYVADGVQYKAVLKGDELWYEVIKVSDKAYS, encoded by the coding sequence ATGAAGGAACCAAAAAAATACATACGGACAATATTTTTAATGATAGTCATATCCGCGCTGGTACTCGTGGCTGAAAGGGCGGAAGCCCAGCGCAGGGTACAAGGCCAGAGGTATACAATCGTAAAGTCCGCTCCCAAATCCTCGCTAAAGGTAAGCTACAATAATGTAGAATATCGCGTTCACAATCATGTATACTATAAGCCAGTGAAGGGAAAACATATAGTCGTCAGCGCGCCTCTTGGCATTCGGGTAAAGCGTCTGCCTGCTGCTGCAAGCCCAATAGTCGTAAGAAATCATGTTTACTATGAGTATCAGGGGAGCTATTACTTAGCGCAGGATGAAGAATATGTAGTAGTACAAGCTCCGGTGGGAGCTCTGGTAGAACATTTACCTGAAGAATACGAGCACCTAGAAATCAATGGGGAGCACTATTATGTAGCGGATGGTGTGCAGTATAAAGCCGTACTCAAAGGGGATGAGCTTTGGTATGAGGTCATCAAAGTTAGTGACAAAGCATATTCATAA